The genomic stretch GCAATGAGCACCCGATGCACGGTATGGCCCTTAATGTCCATACCGAGGATTTCGCCTGCCTTTTCACGTGCTTCTTCTGCGGTGCGTGCCAGCTTAACGCCGCCTGCCTTGCCGCGCCCGCCCGTTTTCACCTGTGCTTTGACGACCACGAGGTCGCCGTCTTTAAGCAGCTCTTGTGCTGCTTCGTATGCTTCATCTTCTGTGGTTGCGACCTTGCCAGGAAGCACAGGCACGCCGTGCTTTGCTAGTAGATCGCGCGCTTGGTACTCGTAGAGATCCACGAAGTGTCCTTTCGCTTGCCGAACAACCCGGATTATCTCGCCGTCGAGACATCTCCTTGAGCATACCTAAAAACGTCGGCTGTGACACACTTTTTGGGAAACTTCCAATCTTTACTTTTCGCTGACGATACGCGGGAAAACCCTAGCCCTCAGCCGGACTATCTCCACTGCTTTCTGCGCCCTGAGCCTGTTCCTTACCAGCTTTTTGTGCGGACAGCTCCGTGGTGAACTCGGCTATTGATTCTGCCATGAGGTTTCCGTAGTAGTTCGCGCCTTCTATCGACGTGTGCGTCTGGTCCACTTGCAGCAAATCGGGATTCTCCGATGCTGCCTTGTGCCAGTCCACGAGCCGCACATTCGGATACTCGCCAGCGATCTTGGCGAGCACGTCGTTCGAGTCGTCAATGAACGTCGACGGCGAGTACAGGTTAACGAGCAGGATGATGCGTTCTTGGCCGAGCTTTTGGATGACTCGGTAGACGTCGTCGGCATCTGGCACGCCTGCGTTAGTTCCGAAGTGGACGATGACCACTCGCCCAATCGAATCTTCGGCAAGCGCATTATTGACGACGTCGAGCGCATCGGCCCATTGCAAGTTTGATTTGGCGTGGAAGTTCATCCCGGGCATCGCCGCTTCTAGGCCGGTCTTCGATGCCACAACCATCGAATCGCCAATCGCCGTGACCTGCTCCCACGGCGGCATTGAGGTGTCCAGAGTCGGGGAAATTTCTTTTGGCGGGGGCAAGATCGCGTCGTCGTCTGCCGGTTGCGCTTGCTGCTCGGCCGCTTTCGCAGTTTCTGCTTCGTGCCGTTCGATCATCAACTGAGTCTGGCTCTTGGCAGGTGCAACAATGAGCCCGACGACGGTTGCCACTGCGAGCACAGCAACAATTCCGGCTGCGATCTTCCCTCCGGTCGTGTCGACGACGGCGTTCCGGTATGCTCGCAGGCTGGCGCGGATGCCGTTTTTGCGGACCGGCGTCTCGATAAACCGATATGACAGCTCGCAGATAATGCCTGTGATAACCAGAGCAATAAGCGAGCGTACCAGGTATTGGGCGGATCCTACCGCTGCCGGAAAGAGCACGCTTGCGATCACAAGTGCTGGCCAGTGCCATAGGTACAGGCCATAGGAGCGGGTGCCGAGCCAGTGGAAGATGCGCGCCTCACCAAGAGTTGCCATGCGAGAGCCAGGCGCGATCATGGCGGCGATGATGACCGCGGTTGCAAGCGAGGCGCAGAACATTCCCCCGCGGTAGGCGAACGCCCCGGTATCAGGCATGAGCGCCATGAACACAACGAGCAGCGCGAGCGCTGCCCAGCCGTACCACGAGCTGTATCGACGCCAGTGCACGTGCCCGAGCACGGTCGCTTTCCTGTCTGACCAGAGGAACGCTAGCCCGACCCCGATGAGGATTCCAAACGCGTGAGTGTGGGTGCCGTAGTACAGGTTCGTCTGGTTAGTGCCGTTGTAGAGCACGGCCATCAGCGTTGCGGAGATGAGGCTTAATGCGATGGCGATTCCCACGCGCACACGCCACCCGGGGATGAGCGCGAGCACAACGAGAATAATCAGCGGCCACACCAGATAGAACTGTTCTTCGATTGCCAGTGACCACAGGTTCTTGAACAGATTGGGCGTGGTTTGGTCGAAGTAGCTCGAGCCGTGAATGATTTCCAGCCAGTTCGTGGAAAATGTGAGCGCGCCGAGCACTTGGCGTGGTGTGCCAACCAGTAAGTCGCGGTGGGTGGCAAGCGCAGCCGGCACGACTGTAATGACCAGCGCCACGAGTGCGGGCAACAGCCTGCGGATGCGGCGTTGCCAAAAGCCTTTGAGGTCGATGTAGTTGTTCGCCCTGTCTTCACGCAGCAAAAGGGTGGTGATAAGGAAGCCGGAGATGACGAAGAAGACGTCCACACCCAAAAAGCCACCAGGGACGGCGCCTGGAAACACGTGATAGAGGATCACTGCTGCCACGGCGATTGCGCGCAGGCCATCAAGGCCGCGAATGTATCCGCCCGGATCGGACATCGCAGATCGTTTGCTACGCGCGGGCGTGGGCGTGCTTTCGGATTGCCGCGAGCGCCCCGGTGTTCTCAGACCGTACTTGTTCATACCTTCTCCAAAGGCGCGAAACGGAGCATGAGGCGTTTGGTCGGCCCTGAGTCGAAGGTGACCTTGGCGATTGTGGATCTGCCTTTGCCTTCAAAAGACACCACTTTGCCAGTGCCGAACGACTTGTGGCGTACCCGATCACCTACGGCCAAGCCGCCCGTTTCCGGTGCGTTCGATTCGGCTTTATCCTGCGCGGGTGTGCCTTGGCCAGCCGACCCACTAACCGATCCGGCGCTACTGGTGGCACCAAACTTGCTTGGCGTGAACGTGCGGGAGCCGGTAGCGCTTGCACTGCGACGCCCAAACGTGCGCCCTGTGCCCGTTCCGAAAGCCGGGGCGAAATCGTCGTCGTCATCCCAGCGTTGCTGACGCGACCTGCCCCACGACGCCGAACCACGCAGAGTCTGCATCGCTGATTCGGTGCGCCGCCAGTCGATCGTCTCTTCAGGAATCTCTTCCAAAAACCGGGAGGCCGGTAGCTCTTGCGGGGCGCCCCACTGGGACCGCGACCCGGCGCGGGAAATGTAGAGTCTTTCGCGCGCCCGCGTGAAGGCCACGTAGGCGAGCCGGCGCTCTTCGGCCAGCTCCTCGGGGGAATTCATCGCGCGAATGTGTGGGAACGTGCCGTCTTCCATGCCGGTCACGAACACCACCGGGAATTCCAAGCCTTTGGCGGTGTGCACTGTCATGAGAACCACTTCGCCTTCGCCGCCGTCTTCATCCGGGATTTGATCCGAATCGGCTACGAGCGAGACTTGATCGAGGAAATCGCCAAGCGTGCCCTCAGGGTTGACCACTCGGAAGTCGGAGGCCACAGAGTGAAATTCGGCCAGGTTGTCTACGCGCACTTCGTCTTGTGGGTCGCGTGATTCTTGGAGCACGGCAAGATAATTCGACCGGTCCATGACGGCGTCGAGAATATCGGCCGGAGCCGCCCCGGCCTCGGCCTGCGCGCGCAAGTCTTCGAGCATGAGGACGAATTCTCGCATCGTCTTCTCAGCACGCGCCTGCAAACCGAGCACTTCACTACGACCGGCTTCGGATGCGGCCTCGGGGTGGGCCACATCCGTCAGCGCTGCACCAAACGAGATGCCGTAGCGTGAGGCGTGCATGGCCACCGCCTCTTCCGCTTTCGCACCCAGCCCGCGGCGCGGCTCGTTGAAGATTCGCCTGATCGACACCGTGTCATCAGGATTGGCGATCGCCTGCAGGTACGCGATCGCGTCCTTGATCTCCTTGCGTTCGTAAAACTTCGTGCCGCCCACAACCTTGTACGGGATGCCCGAGCGCACAAACATTTCCTCCAAGGCTCGCGACTGCGCGTTCGTGCGATAGAACACCGCCACGTCGCCATACGTGTAGCCCTGGTCGCGAAGCGCATCGATCTCTTCGACGACGAAGCCAGCCTCGTCCGACTCGGCATCCGCCACGTACCCGACGATCTTTTCGCCGGCTCCCGAGTCCGTCCACAACCTCTTC from Trueperella bialowiezensis encodes the following:
- a CDS encoding acyltransferase family protein; protein product: MNKYGLRTPGRSRQSESTPTPARSKRSAMSDPGGYIRGLDGLRAIAVAAVILYHVFPGAVPGGFLGVDVFFVISGFLITTLLLREDRANNYIDLKGFWQRRIRRLLPALVALVITVVPAALATHRDLLVGTPRQVLGALTFSTNWLEIIHGSSYFDQTTPNLFKNLWSLAIEEQFYLVWPLIILVVLALIPGWRVRVGIAIALSLISATLMAVLYNGTNQTNLYYGTHTHAFGILIGVGLAFLWSDRKATVLGHVHWRRYSSWYGWAALALLVVFMALMPDTGAFAYRGGMFCASLATAVIIAAMIAPGSRMATLGEARIFHWLGTRSYGLYLWHWPALVIASVLFPAAVGSAQYLVRSLIALVITGIICELSYRFIETPVRKNGIRASLRAYRNAVVDTTGGKIAAGIVAVLAVATVVGLIVAPAKSQTQLMIERHEAETAKAAEQQAQPADDDAILPPPKEISPTLDTSMPPWEQVTAIGDSMVVASKTGLEAAMPGMNFHAKSNLQWADALDVVNNALAEDSIGRVVIVHFGTNAGVPDADDVYRVIQKLGQERIILLVNLYSPSTFIDDSNDVLAKIAGEYPNVRLVDWHKAASENPDLLQVDQTHTSIEGANYYGNLMAESIAEFTTELSAQKAGKEQAQGAESSGDSPAEG
- the pcrA gene encoding DNA helicase PcrA; this encodes MSEHNMSPADRLRAKLVAAQEAQAARPSVASPAKPSVAAHGQGDPALLEGLNPQQRAAVVHDGGHLLVVAGAGSGKTRVLTTRISHLISTGRVRPSEILAITFTNKAAKEMKERLEQMIGPTARRMWISTFHSACLRILRAEHKAIGMRSTFTIYDSADSTRLMTMVVREEGIDSKAYPPKKLLRQVSDLKNEMVSAEQFARRAQDRDETVLAEAYLDYQSRLRAANAVDFDDLIMLAVQLLRNNPEIAEHYRRRFRHVLVDEYQDTNVAQYQLIRELVGEETDDPHGELTVVGDADQSIYAFRGATIRNIEDFEQDFPNATAILLEQNYRSTQNILSAANAVIANNSGRRPKRLWTDSGAGEKIVGYVADAESDEAGFVVEEIDALRDQGYTYGDVAVFYRTNAQSRALEEMFVRSGIPYKVVGGTKFYERKEIKDAIAYLQAIANPDDTVSIRRIFNEPRRGLGAKAEEAVAMHASRYGISFGAALTDVAHPEAASEAGRSEVLGLQARAEKTMREFVLMLEDLRAQAEAGAAPADILDAVMDRSNYLAVLQESRDPQDEVRVDNLAEFHSVASDFRVVNPEGTLGDFLDQVSLVADSDQIPDEDGGEGEVVLMTVHTAKGLEFPVVFVTGMEDGTFPHIRAMNSPEELAEERRLAYVAFTRARERLYISRAGSRSQWGAPQELPASRFLEEIPEETIDWRRTESAMQTLRGSASWGRSRQQRWDDDDDFAPAFGTGTGRTFGRRSASATGSRTFTPSKFGATSSAGSVSGSAGQGTPAQDKAESNAPETGGLAVGDRVRHKSFGTGKVVSFEGKGRSTIAKVTFDSGPTKRLMLRFAPLEKV